In the Quercus lobata isolate SW786 chromosome 5, ValleyOak3.0 Primary Assembly, whole genome shotgun sequence genome, one interval contains:
- the LOC115990805 gene encoding agamous-like MADS-box protein AGL61 — MEGKKTKGRQKIEMKIIDKESDRMVTFSKRRSGINKKASELVTLCGAEIGMVFFSPAGKPFSFGHPSVESVANRFLQQNPPQAQGDSTRPLMEAQWRLRINALNQQCDELFRQLEAEKKREKVLQELKKARGSNGWWEVPTKELNFQQLQQMNESLKEFHKNLCTSMKEKVIAGLPSSSSSSSTFLADIPAQGAIPFAPNDNGTNPPSFPPGYGYN, encoded by the coding sequence ATGGAGGGCAAAAAAACCAAGGGAAGGCAAAAGATTGAGATGAAGATAATAGACAAAGAAAGTGATCGCATGGTTACTTTCTCAAAACGTAGGTCTGGTATCAACAAAAAAGCTAGTGAGTTGGTGACCCTGTGTGGTGCTGAGATTGGTATGGTATTTTTCTCACCAGCAGGAAAGCCGTTTTCATTTGGTCATCCCTCAGTTGAGTCTGTGGCCAATCGCTTCTTACAACAAAACCCTCCACAAGCCCAAGGTGATAGTACCCGCCCTTTAATGGAGGCTCAATGGAGGTTGAGAATCAATGCGCTCAACCAACAATGCGATGAGCTTTTCAGGCAACTCGAGGCTGAGAAAAAGCGAGAAAAGGTACTCCAGGAACTGAAAAAGGCAAGAGGAAGCAACGGCTGGTGGGAGGTTCCTACTAAGGAGCTTAACTTTCAACAGCTACAACAAATGAACGAATCATTGAAGGAGTTCCACAAAAATCTGTGCACTAGTATGAAGGAGAAGGTTATAGCTGGGTtaccctcttcttcttcttcttcttccacctTTCTTGCTGATATTCCTGCGCAAGGAGCCATCCCCTTTGCCCCTAATGACAATGGAACTAATCCTCCAAGCTTTCCTCCTGGCTATGGCTATAATTAA